A single genomic interval of Eurosta solidaginis isolate ZX-2024a chromosome 3, ASM4086904v1, whole genome shotgun sequence harbors:
- the LOC137246965 gene encoding uncharacterized protein — MQFLKKLPVNLLKRISWRYEHEAASIEVHGHDYEKESLPPKFIKLLPPSKYGGEYLVTLLTGASVIGLQGSHFIRDLFEVAKVPVAFERIPIGPDEGTYEYVQSVERNRHAIHVDMQHDPDAKHKQLLLNNDLDLYVGIIHMNSIEGYKCIYPDVKLTVLMQNNAGNFSKLEYGPVPGMVETLKIMQEKYMKRYFEFVFHYAMENKRKKVTFGHQVLEFPLSDGLYVKVAKKLYKELKPDFEFELIAIHELVREIVMHPTKYDVICTTDRYGTFVASIASAVCGGAGLFSCTERGDHHAVFKPLQTRLSVTDSLTLSPYGIVRACVDLLYYLGEDDCAQVLYDELMHTMICRGIRTREFGGIDSGEYVICDIVNRLKCKTF; from the coding sequence ATGCAATTCCTAAAAAAATTACCAGTAAATTTATTGAAACGCATAAGCTGGCGTTATGAACATGAAGCGGCTAGCATTGAAGTGCACGGTCATGATTACGAAAAAGAAAGTTTaccaccaaaatttataaaattattaccACCATCAAAATATGGCGGTGAATACTTGGTCACACTACTAACCGGTGCATCGGTGATTGGTTTACAGGGATCACATTTCATAAGAGATCTATTCGAAGTGGCCAAAGTACCAGTTGCATTTGAACGTATCCCAATTGGACCCGATGAAGGCACCTATGAATATGTACAATCGGTGGAACGCAACCGTCATGCCATACATGTCGACATGCAACATGATCCCGATGCAAAACATAAACAACTTTTATTAAATAATGATTTGGATTTATATGTTGGCATCATACACATGAATTCAATTGAAGGTTACAAATGTATATATCCTGATGTTAAATTGACGGTGCTAATGCAAAATAATGCTggaaacttttcgaaattggAATATGGTCCTGTGCCGGGTATGGTGGAAACATTAAAAATAATGCAAGAAAAATATATGAAACgttattttgaatttgtttttcatTATGCAATGGAAAATAAACGTAAAAAGGTCACCTTCGGTCATCAAGTATTAGAATTTCCGCTATCGGATGGTTTATATGTGAAGGTGGCTAAGAAGTTGTATAAGGAGTTGAAGCCagattttgaatttgaattgatTGCTATACATGAATTGGTGCGTGAAATTGTGATGCATCCAACTAAGTATGATGTGATTTGTACAACCGATCGTTATGGCACATTTGTTGCATCAATTGCAAGTGCAGTTTGTGGCGGTGCGGGTTTGTTTAGTTGTACCGAACGTGGTGATCATCATGCGGTGTTCAAACCATTGCAAACACGTCTCTCCGTTACCGATTCATTGACTCTGAGTCCATATGGTATTGTACGTGCGTGTGTTGACTTGCTATATTATTTGGGTGAAGATGATTGTGCGCAAGTGTTGTATGATGAATTGATGCATACAATGATTTGTCGCGGCATCAGGACGAGAGAGTTTGGTGGCATCGATTCGGGTGAATATGTTATATGCGATATTGTAAATCGTTTGAAATGTAAAACCTTCTGA